A DNA window from Aestuariispira ectoiniformans contains the following coding sequences:
- a CDS encoding acyl-CoA dehydrogenase: MTVEARAHFDWEDPFLLEEQLTEEERMIRDTARGYCQDKLMPRVLEANRHENFDREIMREFGELGLLGMTVPEEYGCAGVNYTAYGLVAREVERVDSGYRSAMSVQSSLVMHPIYAYGSEEQRQKYLPKLATGEWVGCFGLTEPDHGSDPGSMKTRAKKVDGGYVLTGAKMWITNSPIADVFVVWAKTEDGVIRGFILEKGMKGLSAPKIEGKFSLRASITGEIVMDNVEVPEENLLPNVQGLKGPFGCLNNARFGIAWGALGAAEFCWHAARQYTLDRKQFGRPLAANQIIQLKLANMQTEIALGLQGCLAASRLKDQGRCPVETISLIKRNSCGKALDVARTARDMHGGNGISDEFHVIRHVMNLEAVNTYEGTHDVHALILGRAQTGIQAFSA, translated from the coding sequence ATGACCGTGGAAGCACGCGCCCATTTCGACTGGGAAGACCCATTCCTACTGGAAGAGCAACTCACCGAGGAAGAGCGGATGATCCGCGACACGGCACGCGGTTACTGCCAGGATAAGCTGATGCCCCGTGTTCTGGAAGCCAACCGCCATGAAAATTTCGACCGCGAAATCATGCGCGAATTCGGCGAACTGGGCCTTCTCGGTATGACTGTCCCGGAAGAATATGGTTGTGCGGGCGTGAACTACACCGCCTACGGCCTGGTCGCACGTGAAGTGGAACGCGTCGACAGCGGTTATCGCTCTGCCATGTCCGTACAGAGCAGCCTGGTCATGCATCCTATCTATGCCTATGGCAGCGAAGAACAGCGTCAGAAATATCTGCCCAAGCTTGCGACCGGTGAATGGGTCGGCTGCTTTGGTCTGACCGAGCCGGACCATGGTTCTGACCCGGGCAGCATGAAGACCCGCGCCAAGAAGGTCGACGGCGGTTACGTCCTTACCGGCGCAAAGATGTGGATCACCAATTCACCGATCGCAGATGTGTTCGTTGTCTGGGCGAAAACCGAAGACGGTGTTATCCGCGGCTTCATCCTTGAAAAAGGCATGAAAGGCCTCAGCGCACCGAAGATTGAAGGGAAGTTCTCCCTGCGCGCTTCCATCACCGGCGAAATCGTCATGGATAACGTGGAAGTGCCGGAAGAAAACCTGCTGCCGAATGTTCAGGGCCTGAAAGGTCCGTTCGGCTGCCTGAACAACGCCCGTTTCGGTATTGCCTGGGGCGCGTTGGGAGCTGCAGAATTCTGCTGGCACGCCGCCCGCCAATACACATTGGACCGCAAACAGTTTGGCCGGCCGCTTGCCGCCAACCAGATCATTCAGTTGAAACTGGCCAATATGCAGACTGAAATCGCCCTTGGCCTGCAGGGTTGCCTCGCCGCCTCCCGCCTGAAAGATCAGGGTCGATGCCCGGTTGAGACAATTTCCCTCATCAAGCGCAACTCCTGTGGCAAGGCCCTGGATGTTGCCCGCACCGCCCGCGATATGCATGGCGGCAACGGCATTTCCGACGAATTCCACGTGATCCGTCACGTCATGAACCTCGAAGCTGTAAACACTTACGAGGGCACGCATGACGTCCATGCACTGATCCTGGGCCGTGCCCAGACTGGCATTCAGGCATTTTCCGCCTGA
- a CDS encoding DUF6898 family protein, with amino-acid sequence MSEDYSDILPKGAIFEMLPQGAYVKVSAVDPVTRLEVSIVGDRSARIDALKIIVLRKLARTVEKSRQSPGKVMKRRDDPPSGWDL; translated from the coding sequence ATGTCCGAAGACTATTCCGATATTCTGCCAAAGGGCGCCATCTTCGAAATGTTACCGCAGGGGGCCTATGTGAAGGTGAGCGCCGTTGACCCTGTGACGAGGCTTGAAGTGTCGATCGTGGGGGACCGTAGTGCGCGAATCGATGCTTTGAAAATTATCGTATTACGCAAATTGGCACGTACAGTGGAGAAGAGCCGCCAGTCTCCTGGCAAGGTGATGAAACGCCGAGATGATCCACCAAGTGGCTGGGATTTATAG
- a CDS encoding phosphatase PAP2 family protein yields MASFLEGPVVGYWRAFDEKVFFALNGSLDSEGPWTILWAWMNTRTLDVTWAVVMALPALWVIFCMKGVPIETRVAKILAIALAVVLAISLAKSVGEHVERDSPSRVLSPFHNLNDFVPSLKVKTESGESFPGDHGVAAFVYAFGFIFLLRHSGLTVIALFVTVANTLPRLFGGGHWVTDVIVGGGGFALLVIPLMLATPVVSWLEPISRILLDRFMKPILRPVGLENRLV; encoded by the coding sequence GTGGCAAGTTTTCTGGAAGGGCCTGTTGTAGGGTACTGGCGAGCCTTTGATGAGAAGGTTTTCTTCGCGCTGAACGGCAGTTTGGATAGCGAGGGGCCATGGACCATTTTATGGGCATGGATGAATACACGGACCCTTGATGTGACCTGGGCTGTTGTGATGGCGCTTCCGGCCCTGTGGGTCATTTTCTGTATGAAGGGCGTTCCGATTGAAACGCGTGTGGCAAAAATTCTTGCTATCGCGCTGGCGGTTGTTCTGGCTATTTCCCTCGCCAAGTCGGTTGGTGAGCATGTCGAGCGCGATAGCCCGTCTCGTGTTTTGTCCCCATTCCATAATTTGAATGATTTTGTTCCGTCACTTAAGGTCAAAACGGAATCCGGTGAATCCTTTCCGGGGGATCACGGTGTTGCTGCCTTTGTTTATGCGTTCGGGTTTATCTTTTTGCTGCGCCACTCCGGACTGACGGTTATCGCGTTGTTTGTAACGGTCGCCAACACATTACCCAGATTGTTCGGCGGCGGGCACTGGGTAACCGACGTGATCGTCGGGGGAGGGGGCTTTGCGCTGTTGGTTATTCCACTGATGCTTGCCACGCCTGTTGTCAGTTGGCTTGAGCCGATTTCACGCATTCTGCTCGATCGATTTATGAAACCGATTTTGCGTCCGGTCGGTCTGGAAAACAGGTTGGTCTGA
- a CDS encoding MucR family transcriptional regulator, whose amino-acid sequence MSDQLQDAALRADLVRCTADIVGAYVGNNKTSSDAIPGLIEMVFTSFNRLNGSSASRSAPSRKAAISVKKSVTPDYLVCLEDGKKLKMLKRHLRTNYDMTPEEYRNKWGLPADYPMVAPNYAAQRSAFAKKIGLGRNRAQA is encoded by the coding sequence ATGAGTGATCAGTTGCAGGATGCCGCTTTGCGCGCAGACCTTGTCCGCTGTACTGCCGATATTGTCGGTGCCTATGTTGGAAACAACAAGACCAGCAGTGACGCCATTCCCGGGCTCATCGAAATGGTGTTCACATCCTTCAACCGCTTGAACGGCAGCAGCGCGTCCCGCTCCGCGCCATCGCGGAAGGCGGCAATTTCCGTAAAGAAATCTGTTACGCCTGATTATCTCGTCTGCCTTGAAGACGGTAAAAAGCTGAAAATGCTCAAACGCCATCTCCGCACCAATTACGATATGACGCCGGAAGAATATCGCAACAAGTGGGGCCTGCCGGCCGACTACCCGATGGTCGCCCCCAATTATGCGGCCCAGCGTTCTGCCTTCGCCAAGAAAATCGGTTTGGGACGCAATCGCGCCCAAGCCTAG
- the rpiB gene encoding ribose 5-phosphate isomerase B has product MAELTVALASDHAGVELKEIFREELTSKGFKVLDLGTNSKDSVDYPDFADKMASTLENAQADRGILICGTGIGISIAANRHKSVRAALCHNSTDAKFSRLHNDANVLALGARTMGPEVALDCLKVFLETEFEGGRHAARVAKMS; this is encoded by the coding sequence ATGGCCGAACTTACTGTGGCTTTGGCGTCGGACCATGCCGGCGTAGAGCTTAAGGAAATATTCAGGGAAGAACTCACCTCAAAGGGGTTCAAGGTTCTGGATCTCGGAACAAATTCAAAGGATTCTGTCGACTATCCGGACTTCGCCGACAAAATGGCGTCGACCCTGGAAAATGCCCAGGCGGACCGGGGAATTCTCATCTGCGGAACAGGTATCGGGATATCCATCGCTGCCAACCGTCACAAGTCGGTTCGCGCCGCTCTGTGCCATAACAGCACCGATGCGAAATTCTCCCGACTGCATAATGACGCAAACGTGCTCGCATTGGGCGCGCGTACGATGGGACCGGAAGTCGCTCTGGATTGTCTTAAGGTGTTCTTGGAGACCGAGTTCGAAGGCGGGCGGCATGCGGCCCGCGTGGCGAAGATGTCCTGA
- the glyA gene encoding serine hydroxymethyltransferase — MTEWSDLFGFNGFFSDDLKDADPDIYKALDGELERQQDGIELIASENIVSRAVMQTMGSVFTNKYAEGYPGRRYYGGCEVVDVAEDLAIERAKKIFNAGFANVQPHSGAQANQGVFFALLQPGDTFLGLNLACGGHLTHGAAPNQSGKWFKAVQYDVRKEDARIDFEQVEKLAQEHKPKLIIAGGSAYPRVLDFKRFREVADSVGAYLMVDMAHFAGLVAGGQHPNPVDFADVVTTTTHKTLRGPRGGMILTNDAAIAKKINSSIFPGLQGGPLMHVIASKAVAFGEALRPEFKVYAEQVVKNAQVLAETLIAGGVDIVSGGTDTHLMLVDLRPKGLTGNIVEKSLERAGLTCNKNGIPFDPEKPMVTSGIRLGTPAGTTRGFKEAEFKQVGELIIEVLDGLVANPDDNSAAEKAVHVKVQELCKAFPIYDRLF, encoded by the coding sequence ATGACCGAGTGGAGCGATCTCTTTGGCTTTAATGGGTTCTTTTCCGACGATTTGAAAGACGCGGATCCTGATATTTACAAGGCGCTTGATGGCGAACTGGAACGCCAGCAGGACGGTATTGAGTTGATCGCGTCTGAGAACATTGTCAGCCGCGCGGTAATGCAGACGATGGGCTCTGTTTTTACAAATAAATATGCCGAAGGTTATCCGGGACGCCGTTATTACGGCGGCTGCGAAGTTGTTGACGTTGCCGAAGATCTGGCAATCGAACGCGCAAAGAAAATCTTCAACGCCGGCTTTGCCAACGTGCAGCCGCATTCCGGTGCGCAGGCAAACCAGGGCGTGTTTTTCGCTCTGCTGCAGCCGGGTGACACCTTCCTGGGCCTGAACCTGGCTTGCGGCGGCCATCTGACCCACGGTGCGGCGCCGAACCAGTCCGGTAAATGGTTCAAGGCGGTTCAGTATGATGTCCGCAAGGAAGATGCGCGCATTGACTTCGAGCAGGTCGAAAAGCTGGCGCAGGAACACAAACCGAAGCTGATCATCGCAGGTGGCTCCGCTTACCCGCGTGTTCTGGATTTCAAACGCTTCCGTGAAGTCGCGGACAGTGTTGGTGCCTATCTGATGGTCGATATGGCGCATTTCGCCGGTCTGGTTGCTGGTGGTCAGCATCCGAACCCGGTCGATTTTGCCGATGTCGTGACCACGACCACCCACAAAACCCTGCGCGGCCCGCGTGGCGGCATGATCCTGACCAACGACGCAGCGATCGCGAAGAAGATCAACTCCTCGATCTTCCCGGGTCTCCAGGGCGGTCCGCTGATGCATGTCATCGCGTCCAAGGCTGTTGCCTTTGGTGAGGCGCTGCGTCCGGAATTCAAGGTTTATGCGGAACAGGTCGTTAAAAACGCCCAGGTTCTGGCGGAAACCCTGATTGCTGGTGGTGTTGACATCGTTTCCGGTGGTACCGATACGCATCTGATGCTGGTTGACCTGCGCCCGAAAGGCCTGACAGGCAATATCGTCGAGAAGAGCCTGGAGCGGGCCGGTCTGACCTGCAACAAGAACGGTATTCCGTTTGACCCGGAAAAACCGATGGTCACCAGTGGTATCCGTCTGGGCACGCCGGCGGGCACCACGCGTGGCTTCAAGGAAGCAGAATTCAAGCAGGTTGGTGAGCTGATCATCGAAGTGTTGGATGGCCTGGTTGCGAACCCGGATGACAACAGCGCCGCGGAAAAAGCGGTTCACGTGAAGGTCCAGGAACTATGTAAGGCCTTCCCGATCTATGACCGTTTGTTCTAA
- the nrdR gene encoding transcriptional regulator NrdR, with protein MKCPFCGNDDTQVKDSRPTEDNAAIRRRRLCGNCGARFTTFERVQLRELTVVKKNNTREPFDRDKLMRSMQIALRKRNMDPERLERIVNSIVRRLESSGESEIQGKTIGEMIMEALQQLDQVAYLRYASVYRNFREVKDFEDFIDQQVRPEGDD; from the coding sequence ATGAAGTGTCCGTTCTGCGGAAATGACGACACACAGGTCAAAGATTCTCGTCCGACCGAGGACAATGCCGCAATCAGACGGCGGCGCCTGTGTGGCAACTGCGGAGCCCGCTTTACCACTTTTGAACGCGTGCAGCTGCGTGAACTGACGGTGGTAAAGAAGAACAACACTCGGGAACCCTTTGATCGCGACAAACTGATGCGGTCCATGCAGATCGCGCTCCGGAAACGCAATATGGACCCGGAGCGTCTGGAACGGATCGTCAATTCCATCGTTCGACGTCTTGAGAGCAGCGGTGAAAGCGAAATCCAGGGTAAAACCATTGGTGAAATGATCATGGAAGCCCTGCAGCAGCTCGATCAGGTTGCTTATCTTCGTTATGCCTCTGTTTATCGTAACTTCCGAGAGGTCAAAGACTTCGAAGACTTTATTGATCAGCAGGTACGTCCCGAAGGGGATGATTAA
- the ribD gene encoding bifunctional diaminohydroxyphosphoribosylaminopyrimidine deaminase/5-amino-6-(5-phosphoribosylamino)uracil reductase RibD, with amino-acid sequence MKTIDTDIRHMKAALGLSRRGLGNVWPNPSVGCVIVKDGQIVGRGWTQPGGRPHAETEALRRAGEAVRGATAYVTLEPCSHHGKAPPCADALIAAGVARVVTALTDPDERVSGRGLSKLRDAGIDVVEGVCADEATSINAGFLMKVVQGRPLVTLKTATTLDGRIATSTGESQWITGAEARRFGHMIRSTHDAILVGIGTALADDPMLTCRLSGDSHQQPVRIVLDSSLKLPHDSKLVESAKEVPLWIFCLPGVNPGKQAILEDMGARVMPVQADGNGQVDVMVVLRKLGDEGITRLMVEGGGQTAASLFRADRIDRLAWFRAGGVMGADGIAGIGSYGVADLSAMKRFRPCGVRGMAADRLELYERQDLSDLLHD; translated from the coding sequence GTGAAGACGATCGATACCGATATTCGCCACATGAAGGCCGCGCTGGGATTATCCCGGCGCGGCCTTGGCAATGTATGGCCCAATCCTTCGGTTGGCTGTGTGATTGTGAAAGATGGCCAGATCGTGGGGCGCGGCTGGACACAGCCAGGTGGCCGCCCTCATGCGGAAACCGAAGCATTGCGGCGCGCTGGCGAGGCGGTCCGGGGCGCAACTGCCTATGTGACGCTGGAGCCCTGCAGTCATCATGGCAAGGCCCCGCCCTGTGCGGATGCTTTGATCGCGGCTGGTGTTGCGCGGGTGGTGACGGCGCTTACAGATCCCGATGAACGCGTTTCGGGCAGGGGGCTCTCTAAATTGCGGGACGCCGGCATCGACGTGGTTGAAGGTGTTTGTGCCGATGAGGCCACTTCGATCAATGCGGGCTTTCTTATGAAAGTGGTTCAGGGACGTCCTCTGGTTACTCTGAAGACGGCGACTACCCTGGATGGCCGGATCGCGACATCGACTGGTGAAAGCCAATGGATTACGGGGGCGGAGGCGCGGCGCTTCGGGCATATGATCCGCTCAACCCACGATGCCATTCTGGTGGGGATTGGTACGGCCCTGGCTGACGACCCCATGTTGACCTGCCGACTGTCGGGAGATTCGCATCAGCAGCCTGTTCGTATTGTTTTGGATTCTTCTCTGAAGCTTCCCCACGACAGCAAGCTGGTGGAAAGCGCCAAGGAAGTTCCGTTGTGGATTTTCTGTCTGCCGGGCGTCAATCCCGGGAAGCAGGCGATTCTGGAGGACATGGGCGCCAGGGTCATGCCTGTGCAGGCCGATGGCAATGGTCAGGTCGATGTTATGGTCGTGCTCCGTAAACTGGGCGATGAGGGGATCACCCGTCTGATGGTTGAAGGGGGCGGGCAAACAGCCGCGTCCCTGTTCCGGGCTGACCGGATTGACCGCCTTGCATGGTTCCGGGCCGGTGGCGTGATGGGGGCCGATGGTATTGCCGGGATTGGCTCCTATGGCGTTGCCGATTTGTCGGCTATGAAGCGGTTCCGGCCTTGTGGTGTACGAGGCATGGCTGCAGACAGGCTGGAACTTTATGAGCGGCAGGACCTGTCGGACCTACTTCACGACTAA
- a CDS encoding LysR family transcriptional regulator → MKYSWDNIRFFLAVADTGSLSGAARKLGSTQPTVGRHINALEDATELRLFDRFNDGFRLTEAGNDLFAVARKMSDAAAEFNIRQAGLAELNGCLRLSSNHQCAPFITQIAPAFFSNFPNVELEFLASQRDANLSQREADLLIRFCIPEFGDLIARKLAVMEFAIYAHSEFVEAHPACLTEQRYGMAEWVHFDADHLTEPGEKWLARTLKSNAILRVSNLHLLQESLRSGIGMGLLPCYLGDRDTSLIRISEPIDEARSVLHLLVHRDLRKSPLIRNAMTFLAEQFSLHSQILLGSPPPAPSARAAE, encoded by the coding sequence ATGAAATACAGTTGGGACAACATACGTTTCTTCCTCGCCGTCGCTGACACGGGCAGTCTCTCGGGCGCGGCCCGAAAGCTGGGCAGCACACAGCCGACGGTCGGTCGGCATATCAATGCCCTGGAAGACGCCACGGAGTTACGGCTTTTCGACCGTTTCAATGACGGTTTCCGCCTGACAGAGGCCGGAAACGACCTTTTTGCCGTGGCCCGTAAAATGTCGGATGCGGCGGCGGAATTCAACATACGGCAGGCAGGACTGGCAGAGTTGAACGGATGTCTCCGCCTTTCCAGCAACCATCAGTGCGCGCCTTTCATCACCCAGATCGCCCCCGCCTTTTTCTCAAATTTTCCCAATGTGGAGTTGGAATTCCTCGCCTCACAGCGCGACGCTAATCTCAGTCAACGGGAAGCCGACCTCCTCATCCGGTTTTGCATTCCCGAATTTGGCGATCTGATTGCGCGCAAGCTGGCTGTCATGGAATTTGCGATATACGCCCATTCAGAGTTTGTTGAGGCGCACCCTGCCTGCCTGACAGAACAACGCTACGGCATGGCGGAATGGGTTCATTTCGATGCAGACCACCTCACCGAACCCGGTGAGAAATGGCTGGCGCGGACGCTCAAGAGCAACGCAATTTTACGGGTATCAAACCTTCATCTGCTACAAGAGTCCCTGCGAAGCGGCATTGGAATGGGTCTCCTGCCCTGCTATCTGGGTGACAGGGATACAAGCCTGATCCGCATTTCGGAGCCTATCGACGAGGCGCGTAGCGTCCTGCACCTGCTGGTCCATCGCGACTTGCGTAAATCTCCCCTGATTCGCAACGCAATGACCTTTCTGGCTGAGCAATTCAGTTTACATAGCCAGATATTGCTCGGCAGTCCGCCCCCCGCTCCATCGGCGCGGGCCGCGGAATAA